CATATCTCCCCGATAGCCTTGATATCGTTGAGGTTGCCCAGCTCATTATTGCCGTGCATCAGGCTCACAAAGGTGCGCGGGTGGCTAGCCAGCAGCTCTTCGAGGTGCCCGAGGTCGAGGCGCCCCTGGGCATCGTGGCGCAGGTAGCTCAGCGTGGTTTCGCCATTTTTAGTCAGCGCTTGCAGCGGGTGCAGCACGGCGTGGTGCTCCAGGGGCGAGGTGATGGCGTGCTGCAGCCCCAGCGAGCGCACGCTGCCGAAGATGGCGTAGTTATCGGCCTCGGTGCCGCCCGACGTGAACGTAACTTCGCTAGGAGCGGCGTTTATCAAGTGGGCCACCGTTTTGCGGGCCTGCTCGATGGCCGAACGCACCTGCCGGCCCGGCCCGTGCAGCGAGCTGGGGTTGCCGTAGTACTGCGCTAGGTAGGGCAGCATGGCATCCAGCACTTCGGGGTCGAGGGGGGTGGTGGCGGCGTTATCGAAGTAGGCGTGCATGGTACTAGCGTTTGGTAATGGAAGGTGGCTGTTGCAGAACTCCACGCTATTTGGCGCCCACTTTCGAGCGCGCCCTGAAAGCGATAGCCAGTCAACAAGCGGCGGCTAAACAAAGCCTGCATGAGCCCGTGTTGCGCTGGTCGCAGGGCTAGTGCTAGGCTCAGCATCCGAGTTGATTGCTGCTTCAGCAGCTTCTTGAGGTTGTAGGCGATAGCCGTGATTAGCATCGTTTTATGCGCCGCTGCTCGCCCCTTGGTGTTGACCCGACGCAGGCCATAATGCTGCAGTAGACTACCAAAGACGGGTTCGACGGTGCGTTGCCGGACTCGGCGCATGTGCTGGCCTTGGCGCGTGCGCTGCCGCTGCCACGCCCGGCGATACGCCGCGTCAAAGGCGGAGCGAACCACCTGTTTAAACTGGCTATGCGGCACACAGCTCGCTTTGAGCGGGCACTGTTGACAATCCTTATAAGCCGCGCGATACTGCTTGACCCACGTCTCGTTCTCAGTCGTGCGAAAGGAGCGAAACGGCAAGAGCTTATTGGCTCGGCAGCGGTAGGCATCGGCCGCCGGCTCGTAGATAAACCCCTCGACCGTGGGCTTGTAGGGACCAAACACGGGAATCCAAGGGGTGATGCCTTGCTGCTCTAGAAAGGCATAATTGAAGCCGTTGGAATAACCCGTGTCGGCGACGAAATCGCGGAGCGTTAACTCCTGGGCCCTGAGCCGGGCTTGTAGCCGCGGCACCAGGGCCGGTAAGTGCAGGCAATCGCGACTGTCAGCCAAATCAGCCTGGATGTGGCTAATGACGCCCGTGGCCGTATCCACGGCCAGGCTACAGAGGTAATTCAGGGCCCGCGCTTTGCCGGGTTTAACCGAGATGCGGGCTTCGGGGTCGGTGGGACTGTAGTGCGTCTTGTTGCTGAGTAACTGCGCCTTGGCATGGTGGGCGCCCAGTCCCCCAGGCGCGGCTTGACGTTTGGCTTGACGCGCCGCGACACGCCGCAACTGCAACGCCGTCTTGGCGGAGGGTAACTCAGTGGGGAACGCCGTTTCCTGGGTCACGTGCAGGGGGGCGACGGGCGCTTTTTCGCGTAAGCTATCGAGTGAGGCATTGGCTTTGACGGGCGCGGAATCCACCGTTTGCGTATCGCCCGCGACGAGCCCAGCGGCCACGCACTGGCCGAAAACCTGGTCAAACAGGTGCTCGAAGACGGTGACTGGATACAGCTGGCGGGTCCGACTAATAGTCGAGTGCCAGGGCAAGTCCTCGTCCACCTCGTAGCCCAGAAAATAGAGGATGTCGAGCCGCAGACTGCAGTGCTCGACCAGGCGGCGGTCACTGGCAATGTTTTCCAACCGGCCCACGAGCACCAGCTTAAAGAACACCACGGGGTCGAGCGAGGGCTGGCCGGTGTGGCTATAGAGGGCCCGGGTCTGCTGGTAGAGAAAGTCCCAGTTGAGCAGCTCGGCTAGTCGGCGGTAGAGATTCTGTTTCGGCACGCGCTCCGACAAGCGGAAGCGTAGCACGACTTTATCGACGAACTGCTTGTGGCCCTGCATACCCCTAAGATACCGCTGGCCAAGCAGCTACTTCTGCAACAGCCACGAAGAATAAAAGAACGTCATGCTGAGCTTACCGAAGCATCTCTACCGCATCGTTGGGATTGGGTCCCTAGCGGCGCGAGCGAGATGCTTCGGCAAGCTCAGCATGACGTTCAGTTGGCTCCTGGCTAAGGCTCTATTTTGCGGAGATAATCTCTTTGATATCCGCGATAATCTTCTGCGCCAGGTGGTCGGCTGTGGCGTTGGAGTCCGACTCGGCATAGATGCGGATAATGGGCTCGGTATTGGACTTGCGCAGGTGCACCCACTCCTTGTCAAACTCGATTTTTACCCCATCAATCGTATTTACGGGCTGCTTAGCGTAGCGCTTTTCCATCTGCACCAGCACTTGGTCGGTGTCGATTTCAGGCGTCAGCTCAATCTTATTCTTGGAGATGAAATAGCTCGGATACGAGTTGCGCAAGCGGCTCATGGCCAGGCCCGACTTAGCGAGGTGCGTCAAAAATAGCGCAATGCCCACCAGCGCGTCGCGGCCGTAGTGCAGCTCGGGAAAGATGATGCCACCGTTGCCCTCGCCACCAATCACGGCGTTGGTTTCCTTCATCTTAGTAACCACGTTTACCTCGCCCACGGCCGCTGCCGTGTAGGTGCCGCCGTGCTTCTCGGTCACGTCGCGCAGGGCGCGGGTGCTGCTGAGGTTGCTCACGGTGTTGCCACCGCCGTGGTAGCCCAGCACGTAGTCGGCCACGGCTACCAGGGTGTATTCTTCGCCAAACATCTCGCCGTTTTCGCTCACCAAGGCTAGCCGGTCCACGTCGGGGTCAACCACGATGCCAAGGTCGAAGCCGCCTTTTTCGAGCACCTTGGCAATGTCGCGCAGGTGCTCGGGCAGCGGTTCGGGGTTATGGGCGAAGTCGCCGGTAGGCTCGCAGTGGATTTTCTCCACCGTTTCGACCCCTAGCGCGGCCAGCAGCTGCGGCACCGCAATGCCCCCGCTGCTGTTCACGGCATCGACCACTACCCGGAAATTCTTGGCCTTGATGGCCGCCACATCAACCAGCGGCGAAGCCAGGATGGCGGCAATGTGCTCGGCCAGAAAAGCATCGTCGGTGGTGT
The genomic region above belongs to Hymenobacter sp. BRD128 and contains:
- a CDS encoding IS1182 family transposase; the encoded protein is MQGHKQFVDKVVLRFRLSERVPKQNLYRRLAELLNWDFLYQQTRALYSHTGQPSLDPVVFFKLVLVGRLENIASDRRLVEHCSLRLDILYFLGYEVDEDLPWHSTISRTRQLYPVTVFEHLFDQVFGQCVAAGLVAGDTQTVDSAPVKANASLDSLREKAPVAPLHVTQETAFPTELPSAKTALQLRRVAARQAKRQAAPGGLGAHHAKAQLLSNKTHYSPTDPEARISVKPGKARALNYLCSLAVDTATGVISHIQADLADSRDCLHLPALVPRLQARLRAQELTLRDFVADTGYSNGFNYAFLEQQGITPWIPVFGPYKPTVEGFIYEPAADAYRCRANKLLPFRSFRTTENETWVKQYRAAYKDCQQCPLKASCVPHSQFKQVVRSAFDAAYRRAWQRQRTRQGQHMRRVRQRTVEPVFGSLLQHYGLRRVNTKGRAAAHKTMLITAIAYNLKKLLKQQSTRMLSLALALRPAQHGLMQALFSRRLLTGYRFQGALESGRQIAWSSATATFHYQTLVPCTPTSITPPPPPSTPKCWMPCCPT
- the glmM gene encoding phosphoglucosamine mutase, translated to MTLIKSISGIRGTIGGPAGQGLTPLDVVKYTAAYGAWAAAQPGAGKLIVIGRDARLSGEMVSRLVAGTLQGLGFDVLDLGLSTTPTVEMAVPAKKAAGGIILTASHNPKQWNALKLLDQHGEFLSAEAGERVLALAESESVDFASVTKLGNYTTDDAFLAEHIAAILASPLVDVAAIKAKNFRVVVDAVNSSGGIAVPQLLAALGVETVEKIHCEPTGDFAHNPEPLPEHLRDIAKVLEKGGFDLGIVVDPDVDRLALVSENGEMFGEEYTLVAVADYVLGYHGGGNTVSNLSSTRALRDVTEKHGGTYTAAAVGEVNVVTKMKETNAVIGGEGNGGIIFPELHYGRDALVGIALFLTHLAKSGLAMSRLRNSYPSYFISKNKIELTPEIDTDQVLVQMEKRYAKQPVNTIDGVKIEFDKEWVHLRKSNTEPIIRIYAESDSNATADHLAQKIIADIKEIISAK